A stretch of Miscanthus floridulus cultivar M001 chromosome 13, ASM1932011v1, whole genome shotgun sequence DNA encodes these proteins:
- the LOC136500100 gene encoding vegetative cell wall protein gp1-like: MKKGPPAQTETLSPHTRPRPPLPKLLAPPPPPELLRAAAAPAARAPPRPLRSHARAAAVRAASRRRRRAARPPPPRPPTSSPASPTPRPELRPRAAGRRPRAPPPPPPELCPRAAGRRPRAPPPSSRPPSPSSAPKQPAAVPEVPAAPSFPAVAVYRELVYHELRPWLPASRESGRVRHLPPRQGGQC; the protein is encoded by the coding sequence ATGAAAAAAGGCCCACCGGCCCAAACCGAAACCCTATCTCCTCACACCCGCCCGCGCCCACCTCTCCCCAAGCTccttgcgccgccgccgccgcccgagctcctccgcgccgccgccgctccggcCGCCCGAGCTCCTCCGCGCCCGCTACGCTCGCACGCGCGCGCGGCCGCCGTCCGCGcggccagccgccgccgccgtcgcgcagCCCGCCCTCCGCCGCCCCGTCCTCCCACCTCCAGCCCCGCCTCGCCGACCCCGCGCCCCGAGCTCCGTCCCCGAGCAGCCGGCCGCCGTCCCcgagctccccccccccccccccccgagctcTGCCCCCGAGCAGCCGGCCGCCGTCCCCGAGCTCCGCCCCCAAGCAGCCGGCCGCCGTCCCCGAGCTCCGCCCCCAAGCAGCCGGCCGCCGTCCCCGAGGTCCCCGCCGCCCCGAGCTTCCCCGCCGTCGCCGTGTACCGCGAGCTCGTGTACCACGAGCTCCGCCCCTGGCTGCCGGCGTCCCGGGAGAGCGGTCGCGTGCGCCACCTTCCTCCTCGACAAGGTGGGCAGTGCTGA
- the LOC136502119 gene encoding transcription factor MYC2-like gives MDELVFPASFSSCPSPASFSNAGHHQEHEFVPCDVLEGWLGGDDWLDEPPNGVKVTWGGEGSRSPGNDHLSGEPAAPALKRRGRKPGSRNNINGPALCHVEAERQRRDKLNRIFCELRAAVPTVSRMDKASVLADATTYIAQLRQRVEQLEVEAKKKAAAGALTTVAPSHSFSSSSSLGEKLEVRMVGTEPAALRLTTTAAARHPPARLLLALRSLDLTVPHACVCLVGGMTVQDAVVEVPAALRDDRALRAALLHRLQRTS, from the coding sequence ATGGATGAGCTGGTCTTCCCTGCCTCCTTCAGCAGCTGTCCTTCCCCGGCCTCGTTCTCCAACGCCGGACACCACCAGGAGCACGAGTTCGTGCCCTGTGATGTCCTGGAGGGATGGCTGGGTGGCGACGACTGGCTGGACGAGCCCCCAAATGGCGTCAAAGTCACATGGGGTGGCGAGGGCTCGCGCTCGCCGGGCAACGACCACCTGTCCGGCGAACCGGCAGCACCTGCGCTGAAGAGGCGTGGCAGGAAACCAGGGTCCCGCAACAACATCAACGGCCCCGCCCTCTGCCATGTGGAGGCGGAGCGGCAGCGGCGGGACAAGCTCAACCGCATCTTCTGCGAGCTCCGGGCCGCCGTGCCCACCGTGTCCCGGATGGACAAGGCATCCGTCCTCGCCGACGCCACCACCTACATCGCCCAGCTGCGTCAACGCGTTGAGCAGCTCGAGGTCGAGGCCAAGAAGAAGGCCGCCGCCGGCGCTCTCACGACGGTGGCGCCCTCGCACtcgttcagcagcagcagcagcctcggAGAGAAGCTGGAGGTGCGGATGGTCGggacagagccggcggcgctgcgCCTGACGACGACCGCGGCGGCGCGCCACCCCCCCGCGCGCCTCTTGCTCGCGCTCCGGTCGCTGGACCTGACCGTGCCGCACGCGTGCGTGTGCCTCGTCGGCGGCATGACCGTGCAGGACGCCGTCGTGGAAGTGCCCGCCGCGCTGCGGGACGACCGCGCCCTTCGCGCCGCGTTACTCCACAGGCTGCAGCGGACCAGCTAG